The window AATGATAGGTTACGTCTTAATACACAATCCTAAAATGCTGCACCTAGTTTCTGATCTCGGCTTTCAGATTTCTACTCTCCATGATGACCCTGACTTTAAAACCGTCAGCTTCCCACTATCAGAAAAGTGACCATGAAAATATCAGACGCAATTGATTCACAAATATCTGTCTTAATCTTGATTGATTTACAAGGGCGCCTCATGCCTGCAATTGAGCATGGCGAAGAGGTACTCAATCAATGCATCCGCACCGCGAAGATTGCCCAGTTACTGGACATTCCGATTATTGGTACGGAACAAAGCCCTTCTAGCCTCGGAAGTAATATCGAAGCCATTCAATCTTTATGTAGCAAAACCATGAGTAAGGAATACTTTAATGCTTGTGCCGACGGCCTCATCGAGGAGTTACCCCAAAATCGTCGGCAATGTATTTTGATGGGGTGCGAGACCCATGTCTGCTTAATGCAAACAGCACTCAAGCTCATCAATGCGGGATACGATGTTTCTGTAGTGGTGGATGGCGTTGGCTCTCGCCGCGCGCTGGATAAGCAAGTTGCACTAGATCGACTCCAGATTGCAGGAGTCCGACTCGTTAGCGCAGAGATGCTGGCTTTTGAGTGGCTTAAGTCTGCCAAAAATCCAGCCTTTAAAGAAGTTCTTGCGCTAGTGAAGTAATAGGCCTGTGCTTATCAGCCTTTATTTGCTATTCTGCAGCATCACCTAAAGGATCAATATGACAAACGACACTCAAACCCAAAACGACGAAGATTTTGACTATGGGTGCGAATGCGCCATGAAGCTGTTAAATGAGCCTACAGA is drawn from Polynucleobacter arcticus and contains these coding sequences:
- a CDS encoding isochorismatase family protein, translated to MKISDAIDSQISVLILIDLQGRLMPAIEHGEEVLNQCIRTAKIAQLLDIPIIGTEQSPSSLGSNIEAIQSLCSKTMSKEYFNACADGLIEELPQNRRQCILMGCETHVCLMQTALKLINAGYDVSVVVDGVGSRRALDKQVALDRLQIAGVRLVSAEMLAFEWLKSAKNPAFKEVLALVK